In Festucalex cinctus isolate MCC-2025b chromosome 21, RoL_Fcin_1.0, whole genome shotgun sequence, one genomic interval encodes:
- the gopc gene encoding Golgi-associated PDZ and coiled-coil motif-containing protein isoform X4, with protein MSASAGCSPAGHNSALGTGMSMFRWLEVLEKEFDKAFVDVDLLLGEIDPDQVDITYEGRQKMTSLSSCFAQLCHKSQTVFQLNHKLEAQLVDLRSELSDAKAERAVVEREVHDQLLQLHALQLQLHAKEGQAPDSDSIKDRLQQELEASRKEKLAEARLEADARLFRKENEALRRHMAVLQAEVYGARLAAKYLDKELAGRVQQIQLLGRDMKGPAHDKLWNQLEAEIHLHRHKTVIRACKGRNDPKKPLPSPVGHDPDMLKKSQGVGPIRKVSLVKEDHEGLGISITGGKEHGVPILISEIHPSQPADRCGGLHVGDAILAVNSINLRDAKHKEAVTILSQQSGQIEFEVVYVAPEVDSDDENAEYEDDNGHRYRLYLDELEENGTAPPNSNSASLQAGLEKMSLNNGTENGDTGISSEAPSEETPSKPPDTHGSS; from the exons ATGTCCGCTTCTGCTGGCTGTTCTCCCGCAGGCCACAACTCGGCCCTCGGCACCGGCATGTCAATGTTTCGCTGGCTCGAAGTGCTCGAGAAGGAGTTCGACAAAGCCTTCGTGGACGTGGACCTGCTGCTCGGGGAAATCGATCCCGACCAAGTGGACATCACGTACGAGGGTCGGCAGAAGATGACCAGCCTGAGCTCCTGTTTTGCTCAGTTGTGCCACAAATCGCAGACTGTTTTCCAACTCAACCACAAACTGGAG GCCCAGCTGGTCGATCTTCGCTCGGAGCTATCCGACGCCAAGGCGGAGCGGGCGGTCGTGGAGCGGGAAGTCCATGACCAGTTACTGCAGCTTCACGCGCTCCAGCTCCAGCTCCATGCCAAGGAAGGACAAGCTCCGGACTCCGACTCCATCAAAGACAGACTC CAGCAGGAGCTGGAGGCCAGCAGGAAGGAGAAATTGGCGGAGGCGAGGCTGGAGGCCGACGCGAGACTTTTTAGGAAAGAAAATGAGGCTCTCCGTCGACACATGGCGGTGCTGCAGGCGGAGGTGTACGGCGCTCGACTGGCTGCCAAATACTTGGACAAGGAGCTCGCTGGCAG GGTGCAACAAATTCAGTTACTGGGCCGTGACATGAAAGGGCCGGCACACGACAAACTGTGGAACCAGCTGGAGGCCGAGATCCACCTTCACCGCCACAAAACCGTCATCCGAGCATGCAAGGGGCGCAATGATCCCAAGAAACCGCTTCCCTCGCCTGTCGGCCAC GATCCAGACATGCTGAAGAAAAGTCAGGGAGTGGGTCCTATCAGGAAGGTGTCGCTCGTCAAAGAGGACCATGAGGGTCTGGGCATCTCCATCACG GGAGGAAAGGAGCACGGCGTCCCCATCCTCATCTCCGAGATCCACCCGAGCCAGCCCGCCGACCGGTGCGGAGGCCTCCACGTCGGAGACGCCATCTTGGCTGTCAACAGCATCAATCTGCGCGACGCCAAACACAAGGAGGCGGTCACCATCCTCTCCCAACAG TCAGGGCAGATCGAGTTTGAAGTCGTGTACGTGGCTCCGGAGGTGGACAGCGACGACGAGAACGCGGAGTACGAAGACGACAACGGACATCGCTACAGACTCTACCTGGATGAGCTGGAGGAGAACGGCACGGCGCCACCTAACAGCAACTCGGCATCATTACAGG CAGGTCTGGAGAAAATGTCGCTGAACAACGGGACAGAAAACGGAGACACGGGAATCTCCAGTGAGGCCCCATCAGAGGAAACTCCCTCCAAGCCCCCCGACACTCACGGCTCCTCCTAA
- the alkbh1 gene encoding nucleic acid dioxygenase ALKBH1, which translates to MAKMAASVVETGEDAFKKIFKFYKRRYPPPDFSDVIDFSKCVTTDKIVPVKLNPAAVSDDDAANVGLHPVKGWRAFNLQGYPGFIFITNPFLRGSQPFWIRQCLKSYPQKPNVCNLDMHMSPADTQDIWAKSVTNLSCASVGKREPRTLLERLRWVTLGYHYNWDSKTYSANHYTPFPPELHLLSSQIATACGFADFTAEAGILNYYRSDSSLGIHVDESELDHSRPLLSFSFGQSAIFLLGGTHRRDAPTAMYMHSGDVMVMSGPSRLLYHAVPRVVPARQEVALVESERGGAQGGAILEQVSAEDWAVCCRYIRSSRINVTVRQVLGQGRSFPPAEDETKRKRRRSSDSPKTEET; encoded by the exons ATGGCCAAAATGGCGGCGTCTGTGGTGGAGACCGGAGaggatgcttttaaaaaaatatttaagttcTACAAACGCAGATACCCTCCTCCGGATTTCAGCGATGTTATTGATTTTTCTAAATGTGTGACGACTGATAAG ATAGTTCCAGTGAAACTAAATCCAGCTGCTGTGAGTGATGATGACGCTGCCAACGTTGGATTACATCCTGTCAAAGGCTGGAGAGCCTTCAACTTGCAGGGCTACCCAG GGTTCATTTTCATCACGAACCCATTCCTTCGCGGCTCACAACCGTTCTGGATTCGACAGTGTTTGAAGTCTTACCCTCAGAAGCCAAACGTCTGCAACCTCGACATGCACATGTCTCCCGCTGACACCCAGGACATCTGGGCCAAGAGCGTAACCAATCTCAG TTGTGCTTCTGTTGGAAAGAGAGAGCCCAGAACTCTTCTGGAGAGGCTGCGCTGGGTCACCTTGGGATATCATTACAACTGGGATAGCAAG ACTTACTCTGCAAACCACTATACTCCATTCCCACCTGAGCTCCACCTCCTATCTTCCCAAATTGCGACCGCCTGCGGCTTCGCAGACTTCACTGCTGAGGCCGGAATCCTCAACTACTACAGGTCGGATTCCTCGTTGGGGATCCACGTGGACGAATCGGAATTGGATCACAGCCGCCCGCTGTTGTCTTTCAG TTTTGGCCAGTCGGCCATCTTCCTCCTGGGTGGCACTCACAGGCGGGACGCTCCTACCGCCATGTACATGCACAGCGGAGACGTCATGGTCATGTCGGGGCCGAGCCGCCTCCTTTACCACGCCGTCCCTCGCGTTGTTCCGGCGCGCCAGGAGGTGGCGCTCGTGGAAAGCGAGCGAGGCGGCGCGCAGGGCGGCGCCATCTTGGAGCAGGTGTCGGCGGAAGACTGGGCCGTATGCTGCAGGTACATCCGCAGCTCCAGGATCAACGTGACTGTCAGGCAGGTTCTGGGGCAGGGGCGGAGCTTCCCCCCAGCAGAAGATGAAACcaagaggaagaggagacgTTCTAGTGACTCGCCTAAGACGGAAGAGACGTGA
- the gopc gene encoding Golgi-associated PDZ and coiled-coil motif-containing protein isoform X3, which yields MSASAGCSPAGHNSALGTGMSMFRWLEVLEKEFDKAFVDVDLLLGEIDPDQVDITYEGRQKMTSLSSCFAQLCHKSQTVFQLNHKLEAQLVDLRSELSDAKAERAVVEREVHDQLLQLHALQLQLHAKEGQAPDSDSIKDRLPAPTMEQMQQELEASRKEKLAEARLEADARLFRKENEALRRHMAVLQAEVYGARLAAKYLDKELAGRVQQIQLLGRDMKGPAHDKLWNQLEAEIHLHRHKTVIRACKGRNDPKKPLPSPVGHDPDMLKKSQGVGPIRKVSLVKEDHEGLGISITGGKEHGVPILISEIHPSQPADRCGGLHVGDAILAVNSINLRDAKHKEAVTILSQQSGQIEFEVVYVAPEVDSDDENAEYEDDNGHRYRLYLDELEENGTAPPNSNSASLQGLEKMSLNNGTENGDTGISSEAPSEETPSKPPDTHGSS from the exons ATGTCCGCTTCTGCTGGCTGTTCTCCCGCAGGCCACAACTCGGCCCTCGGCACCGGCATGTCAATGTTTCGCTGGCTCGAAGTGCTCGAGAAGGAGTTCGACAAAGCCTTCGTGGACGTGGACCTGCTGCTCGGGGAAATCGATCCCGACCAAGTGGACATCACGTACGAGGGTCGGCAGAAGATGACCAGCCTGAGCTCCTGTTTTGCTCAGTTGTGCCACAAATCGCAGACTGTTTTCCAACTCAACCACAAACTGGAG GCCCAGCTGGTCGATCTTCGCTCGGAGCTATCCGACGCCAAGGCGGAGCGGGCGGTCGTGGAGCGGGAAGTCCATGACCAGTTACTGCAGCTTCACGCGCTCCAGCTCCAGCTCCATGCCAAGGAAGGACAAGCTCCGGACTCCGACTCCATCAAAGACAGACTC CCTGCCCCGACAATGGAACAGATG CAGCAGGAGCTGGAGGCCAGCAGGAAGGAGAAATTGGCGGAGGCGAGGCTGGAGGCCGACGCGAGACTTTTTAGGAAAGAAAATGAGGCTCTCCGTCGACACATGGCGGTGCTGCAGGCGGAGGTGTACGGCGCTCGACTGGCTGCCAAATACTTGGACAAGGAGCTCGCTGGCAG GGTGCAACAAATTCAGTTACTGGGCCGTGACATGAAAGGGCCGGCACACGACAAACTGTGGAACCAGCTGGAGGCCGAGATCCACCTTCACCGCCACAAAACCGTCATCCGAGCATGCAAGGGGCGCAATGATCCCAAGAAACCGCTTCCCTCGCCTGTCGGCCAC GATCCAGACATGCTGAAGAAAAGTCAGGGAGTGGGTCCTATCAGGAAGGTGTCGCTCGTCAAAGAGGACCATGAGGGTCTGGGCATCTCCATCACG GGAGGAAAGGAGCACGGCGTCCCCATCCTCATCTCCGAGATCCACCCGAGCCAGCCCGCCGACCGGTGCGGAGGCCTCCACGTCGGAGACGCCATCTTGGCTGTCAACAGCATCAATCTGCGCGACGCCAAACACAAGGAGGCGGTCACCATCCTCTCCCAACAG TCAGGGCAGATCGAGTTTGAAGTCGTGTACGTGGCTCCGGAGGTGGACAGCGACGACGAGAACGCGGAGTACGAAGACGACAACGGACATCGCTACAGACTCTACCTGGATGAGCTGGAGGAGAACGGCACGGCGCCACCTAACAGCAACTCGGCATCATTACAGG GTCTGGAGAAAATGTCGCTGAACAACGGGACAGAAAACGGAGACACGGGAATCTCCAGTGAGGCCCCATCAGAGGAAACTCCCTCCAAGCCCCCCGACACTCACGGCTCCTCCTAA
- the gopc gene encoding Golgi-associated PDZ and coiled-coil motif-containing protein isoform X1 — MSASAGCSPAGHNSALGTGMSMFRWLEVLEKEFDKAFVDVDLLLGEIDPDQVDITYEGRQKMTSLSSCFAQLCHKSQTVFQLNHKLEAQLVDLRSELSDAKAERAVVEREVHDQLLQLHALQLQLHAKEGQAPDSDSIKDRLPAPTMEQMQQELEASRKEKLAEARLEADARLFRKENEALRRHMAVLQAEVYGARLAAKYLDKELAGRVQQIQLLGRDMKGPAHDKLWNQLEAEIHLHRHKTVIRACKGRNDPKKPLPSPVGHDPDMLKKSQGVGPIRKVSLVKEDHEGLGISITGGKEHGVPILISEIHPSQPADRCGGLHVGDAILAVNSINLRDAKHKEAVTILSQQSGQIEFEVVYVAPEVDSDDENAEYEDDNGHRYRLYLDELEENGTAPPNSNSASLQAGLEKMSLNNGTENGDTGISSEAPSEETPSKPPDTHGSS, encoded by the exons ATGTCCGCTTCTGCTGGCTGTTCTCCCGCAGGCCACAACTCGGCCCTCGGCACCGGCATGTCAATGTTTCGCTGGCTCGAAGTGCTCGAGAAGGAGTTCGACAAAGCCTTCGTGGACGTGGACCTGCTGCTCGGGGAAATCGATCCCGACCAAGTGGACATCACGTACGAGGGTCGGCAGAAGATGACCAGCCTGAGCTCCTGTTTTGCTCAGTTGTGCCACAAATCGCAGACTGTTTTCCAACTCAACCACAAACTGGAG GCCCAGCTGGTCGATCTTCGCTCGGAGCTATCCGACGCCAAGGCGGAGCGGGCGGTCGTGGAGCGGGAAGTCCATGACCAGTTACTGCAGCTTCACGCGCTCCAGCTCCAGCTCCATGCCAAGGAAGGACAAGCTCCGGACTCCGACTCCATCAAAGACAGACTC CCTGCCCCGACAATGGAACAGATG CAGCAGGAGCTGGAGGCCAGCAGGAAGGAGAAATTGGCGGAGGCGAGGCTGGAGGCCGACGCGAGACTTTTTAGGAAAGAAAATGAGGCTCTCCGTCGACACATGGCGGTGCTGCAGGCGGAGGTGTACGGCGCTCGACTGGCTGCCAAATACTTGGACAAGGAGCTCGCTGGCAG GGTGCAACAAATTCAGTTACTGGGCCGTGACATGAAAGGGCCGGCACACGACAAACTGTGGAACCAGCTGGAGGCCGAGATCCACCTTCACCGCCACAAAACCGTCATCCGAGCATGCAAGGGGCGCAATGATCCCAAGAAACCGCTTCCCTCGCCTGTCGGCCAC GATCCAGACATGCTGAAGAAAAGTCAGGGAGTGGGTCCTATCAGGAAGGTGTCGCTCGTCAAAGAGGACCATGAGGGTCTGGGCATCTCCATCACG GGAGGAAAGGAGCACGGCGTCCCCATCCTCATCTCCGAGATCCACCCGAGCCAGCCCGCCGACCGGTGCGGAGGCCTCCACGTCGGAGACGCCATCTTGGCTGTCAACAGCATCAATCTGCGCGACGCCAAACACAAGGAGGCGGTCACCATCCTCTCCCAACAG TCAGGGCAGATCGAGTTTGAAGTCGTGTACGTGGCTCCGGAGGTGGACAGCGACGACGAGAACGCGGAGTACGAAGACGACAACGGACATCGCTACAGACTCTACCTGGATGAGCTGGAGGAGAACGGCACGGCGCCACCTAACAGCAACTCGGCATCATTACAGG CAGGTCTGGAGAAAATGTCGCTGAACAACGGGACAGAAAACGGAGACACGGGAATCTCCAGTGAGGCCCCATCAGAGGAAACTCCCTCCAAGCCCCCCGACACTCACGGCTCCTCCTAA
- the gopc gene encoding Golgi-associated PDZ and coiled-coil motif-containing protein isoform X2, translating to MSASAGCSPAGHNSALGTGMSMFRWLEVLEKEFDKAFVDVDLLLGEIDPDQVDITYEGRQKMTSLSSCFAQLCHKSQTVFQLNHKLEAQLVDLRSELSDAKAERAVVEREVHDQLLQLHALQLQLHAKEGQAPDSDSIKDRLPAPTMEQMQELEASRKEKLAEARLEADARLFRKENEALRRHMAVLQAEVYGARLAAKYLDKELAGRVQQIQLLGRDMKGPAHDKLWNQLEAEIHLHRHKTVIRACKGRNDPKKPLPSPVGHDPDMLKKSQGVGPIRKVSLVKEDHEGLGISITGGKEHGVPILISEIHPSQPADRCGGLHVGDAILAVNSINLRDAKHKEAVTILSQQSGQIEFEVVYVAPEVDSDDENAEYEDDNGHRYRLYLDELEENGTAPPNSNSASLQAGLEKMSLNNGTENGDTGISSEAPSEETPSKPPDTHGSS from the exons ATGTCCGCTTCTGCTGGCTGTTCTCCCGCAGGCCACAACTCGGCCCTCGGCACCGGCATGTCAATGTTTCGCTGGCTCGAAGTGCTCGAGAAGGAGTTCGACAAAGCCTTCGTGGACGTGGACCTGCTGCTCGGGGAAATCGATCCCGACCAAGTGGACATCACGTACGAGGGTCGGCAGAAGATGACCAGCCTGAGCTCCTGTTTTGCTCAGTTGTGCCACAAATCGCAGACTGTTTTCCAACTCAACCACAAACTGGAG GCCCAGCTGGTCGATCTTCGCTCGGAGCTATCCGACGCCAAGGCGGAGCGGGCGGTCGTGGAGCGGGAAGTCCATGACCAGTTACTGCAGCTTCACGCGCTCCAGCTCCAGCTCCATGCCAAGGAAGGACAAGCTCCGGACTCCGACTCCATCAAAGACAGACTC CCTGCCCCGACAATGGAACAGATG CAGGAGCTGGAGGCCAGCAGGAAGGAGAAATTGGCGGAGGCGAGGCTGGAGGCCGACGCGAGACTTTTTAGGAAAGAAAATGAGGCTCTCCGTCGACACATGGCGGTGCTGCAGGCGGAGGTGTACGGCGCTCGACTGGCTGCCAAATACTTGGACAAGGAGCTCGCTGGCAG GGTGCAACAAATTCAGTTACTGGGCCGTGACATGAAAGGGCCGGCACACGACAAACTGTGGAACCAGCTGGAGGCCGAGATCCACCTTCACCGCCACAAAACCGTCATCCGAGCATGCAAGGGGCGCAATGATCCCAAGAAACCGCTTCCCTCGCCTGTCGGCCAC GATCCAGACATGCTGAAGAAAAGTCAGGGAGTGGGTCCTATCAGGAAGGTGTCGCTCGTCAAAGAGGACCATGAGGGTCTGGGCATCTCCATCACG GGAGGAAAGGAGCACGGCGTCCCCATCCTCATCTCCGAGATCCACCCGAGCCAGCCCGCCGACCGGTGCGGAGGCCTCCACGTCGGAGACGCCATCTTGGCTGTCAACAGCATCAATCTGCGCGACGCCAAACACAAGGAGGCGGTCACCATCCTCTCCCAACAG TCAGGGCAGATCGAGTTTGAAGTCGTGTACGTGGCTCCGGAGGTGGACAGCGACGACGAGAACGCGGAGTACGAAGACGACAACGGACATCGCTACAGACTCTACCTGGATGAGCTGGAGGAGAACGGCACGGCGCCACCTAACAGCAACTCGGCATCATTACAGG CAGGTCTGGAGAAAATGTCGCTGAACAACGGGACAGAAAACGGAGACACGGGAATCTCCAGTGAGGCCCCATCAGAGGAAACTCCCTCCAAGCCCCCCGACACTCACGGCTCCTCCTAA
- the gopc gene encoding Golgi-associated PDZ and coiled-coil motif-containing protein isoform X5, producing the protein MSASAGCSPAGHNSALGTGMSMFRWLEVLEKEFDKAFVDVDLLLGEIDPDQVDITYEGRQKMTSLSSCFAQLCHKSQTVFQLNHKLEAQLVDLRSELSDAKAERAVVEREVHDQLLQLHALQLQLHAKEGQAPDSDSIKDRLQELEASRKEKLAEARLEADARLFRKENEALRRHMAVLQAEVYGARLAAKYLDKELAGRVQQIQLLGRDMKGPAHDKLWNQLEAEIHLHRHKTVIRACKGRNDPKKPLPSPVGHDPDMLKKSQGVGPIRKVSLVKEDHEGLGISITGGKEHGVPILISEIHPSQPADRCGGLHVGDAILAVNSINLRDAKHKEAVTILSQQSGQIEFEVVYVAPEVDSDDENAEYEDDNGHRYRLYLDELEENGTAPPNSNSASLQAGLEKMSLNNGTENGDTGISSEAPSEETPSKPPDTHGSS; encoded by the exons ATGTCCGCTTCTGCTGGCTGTTCTCCCGCAGGCCACAACTCGGCCCTCGGCACCGGCATGTCAATGTTTCGCTGGCTCGAAGTGCTCGAGAAGGAGTTCGACAAAGCCTTCGTGGACGTGGACCTGCTGCTCGGGGAAATCGATCCCGACCAAGTGGACATCACGTACGAGGGTCGGCAGAAGATGACCAGCCTGAGCTCCTGTTTTGCTCAGTTGTGCCACAAATCGCAGACTGTTTTCCAACTCAACCACAAACTGGAG GCCCAGCTGGTCGATCTTCGCTCGGAGCTATCCGACGCCAAGGCGGAGCGGGCGGTCGTGGAGCGGGAAGTCCATGACCAGTTACTGCAGCTTCACGCGCTCCAGCTCCAGCTCCATGCCAAGGAAGGACAAGCTCCGGACTCCGACTCCATCAAAGACAGACTC CAGGAGCTGGAGGCCAGCAGGAAGGAGAAATTGGCGGAGGCGAGGCTGGAGGCCGACGCGAGACTTTTTAGGAAAGAAAATGAGGCTCTCCGTCGACACATGGCGGTGCTGCAGGCGGAGGTGTACGGCGCTCGACTGGCTGCCAAATACTTGGACAAGGAGCTCGCTGGCAG GGTGCAACAAATTCAGTTACTGGGCCGTGACATGAAAGGGCCGGCACACGACAAACTGTGGAACCAGCTGGAGGCCGAGATCCACCTTCACCGCCACAAAACCGTCATCCGAGCATGCAAGGGGCGCAATGATCCCAAGAAACCGCTTCCCTCGCCTGTCGGCCAC GATCCAGACATGCTGAAGAAAAGTCAGGGAGTGGGTCCTATCAGGAAGGTGTCGCTCGTCAAAGAGGACCATGAGGGTCTGGGCATCTCCATCACG GGAGGAAAGGAGCACGGCGTCCCCATCCTCATCTCCGAGATCCACCCGAGCCAGCCCGCCGACCGGTGCGGAGGCCTCCACGTCGGAGACGCCATCTTGGCTGTCAACAGCATCAATCTGCGCGACGCCAAACACAAGGAGGCGGTCACCATCCTCTCCCAACAG TCAGGGCAGATCGAGTTTGAAGTCGTGTACGTGGCTCCGGAGGTGGACAGCGACGACGAGAACGCGGAGTACGAAGACGACAACGGACATCGCTACAGACTCTACCTGGATGAGCTGGAGGAGAACGGCACGGCGCCACCTAACAGCAACTCGGCATCATTACAGG CAGGTCTGGAGAAAATGTCGCTGAACAACGGGACAGAAAACGGAGACACGGGAATCTCCAGTGAGGCCCCATCAGAGGAAACTCCCTCCAAGCCCCCCGACACTCACGGCTCCTCCTAA
- the slirp gene encoding SRA stem-loop-interacting RNA-binding protein, mitochondrial gives MTIASWVKDVSGQNMAASAKKVFEVFVAKVPWTVASREVREYFGQFGQVKRCTLPFDKKTGFHKGFCWVGFSTEEGLNNTLQKEPHFLEGAQLHVQHNRRPFTEGKTNKDEND, from the exons ATGACAATCGCTTCCTGGGTCAAAGACGTATCAGGGCAAAACATGGCGGCGTCGGCAAAGAAGGTGTTTGAGGTGTTTGTGGCAAAAGTTCCATGGACAGTTGCTAgca GGGAGGTGAGGGAGTATTTTGGACAGTTCGGGCAAGTTAAAAGGTGTACACTCCCATTT GATAAAAAAACTGGCTTCCACAAAGGATTCTGTTGGGTGGGATTCAGCACAGAGGAGGGACTGAATAACACACTGCAGAAAGAGCCACACTTCCTGGAGGGAGCCCAG CTTCATGTTCAGCACAACCGGCGGCCATTTACTGAAGGGAAAACGAACAAAGATGAAAATGACTGA